One genomic segment of Mesoterricola silvestris includes these proteins:
- a CDS encoding type II toxin-antitoxin system RelE/ParE family toxin has product MIVTFGDLSTKALYDGSPRKDFKAIPPNIHSSALRKLDMLNAATTLGDLRSPPGNRLEALEGDLAGWHSIRINDQWRIIFRWQGSDAADVHIVDYH; this is encoded by the coding sequence GTGATTGTGACCTTTGGCGATTTGTCAACGAAGGCCCTTTACGACGGCAGCCCCCGGAAGGACTTCAAAGCCATTCCTCCTAACATCCACAGTTCAGCGCTGAGGAAGCTCGACATGCTCAATGCTGCAACGACCCTTGGTGATTTGCGGTCGCCGCCAGGCAACCGTCTTGAGGCCCTTGAGGGAGATTTGGCGGGCTGGCACAGCATTCGGATCAACGATCAATGGCGAATCATATTCCGCTGGCAAGGTTCCGACGCTGCAGACGTTCATATAGTCGATTACCACTGA
- a CDS encoding HigA family addiction module antitoxin produces the protein MIPTHRIPTHPGEILLEEFLVPMAITQVHLAGHIGVPTQRVNELIRGKRGVTPDTAWLLSKAFSTSPEFWLNLQTAYDLAKARPHRTIRPMGKVS, from the coding sequence ATGATTCCGACCCACCGCATTCCGACCCATCCGGGAGAAATCCTCCTTGAGGAGTTCCTGGTGCCGATGGCCATCACCCAGGTTCATCTGGCAGGCCATATCGGGGTACCTACGCAGCGGGTTAATGAATTGATCCGCGGCAAGCGTGGGGTGACGCCTGATACTGCCTGGTTGCTGAGCAAGGCCTTTAGCACCAGCCCTGAATTTTGGCTGAACCTGCAAACTGCATATGACCTAGCCAAGGCTCGTCCCCATCGAACGATCAGACCAATGGGGAAGGTCAGCTAG
- a CDS encoding phage integrase N-terminal SAM-like domain-containing protein, with translation MSPLPFPSEPSAGTGMLGLESDEADRLGPALWLLDRVRHYSIRTEDTGVDWIRKFILHHGKRLPAGMGAAEVKAFLTLLALEG, from the coding sequence TTGTCCCCCCTGCCCTTCCCGTCCGAACCCAGCGCCGGCACCGGAATGCTGGGCTTGGAATCGGATGAGGCCGATCGTCTTGGCCCGGCCCTATGGCTGCTGGACCGGGTCCGGCACTACAGCATCCGCACGGAGGATACGGGGGTGGATTGGATTCGGAAGTTCATTCTTCATCACGGGAAACGCCTTCCCGCGGGCATGGGAGCGGCAGAGGTGAAAGCCTTCCTGACCCTCCTTGCTTTGGAGGGTTAG
- a CDS encoding metal-dependent hydrolase family protein, producing MRRRIALLHVLALGLAALAAPPEPAGVLFENVRIFDGKGAELSAPSSVLVRGNRIERIAPGLLPAERKAGLRVIPGGGRTLMPGLIDAHWHAALAVPPISVSMTADPGYLTLVAGREARNTLMRGFTSVRDLSGPVFGLKRAIDEGVLEGPRIWPSGAMISQTGGHGDFRLPYEIPKTPGGALSHPEAGGMSAIADNPDEVRLRSREQFMHGAVFLKLAAGGGVSSNYDPLDASQYTEAEFRAAVEAAENWGTYVTVHAYTPRAIQTAVRGGVRCIDHGQLLDEPTARLLAEKGIWLCLQPFLDDEDAAPFPPGSDNRAKQLQMSHGTDTAYALARKYRIKTAWGTDVLFDARLAARQGFQLAKMGRWYPPAEVLAMATRVNAELLALSGPRNPYPGRLGVVEEGALADLLLVEGNPLADLKLVEDADRNFVVIMKDGRIHKDILKP from the coding sequence ATGCGACGCAGGATCGCCCTTCTCCACGTGCTCGCCCTGGGCCTGGCCGCCCTGGCGGCGCCCCCTGAACCCGCCGGGGTCCTCTTCGAGAACGTGCGGATCTTCGACGGCAAGGGGGCGGAGCTTTCCGCCCCCTCCAGCGTCCTGGTGCGGGGCAACCGCATCGAGCGCATCGCCCCGGGCCTCCTGCCCGCGGAGAGGAAGGCGGGGCTGCGGGTGATCCCCGGGGGCGGGCGGACCCTCATGCCGGGGCTCATCGACGCCCACTGGCACGCGGCCCTGGCCGTGCCGCCCATCTCCGTGAGCATGACGGCGGATCCGGGCTACCTCACCCTGGTGGCCGGCAGGGAGGCCCGCAACACGCTGATGCGGGGCTTCACCAGCGTCCGGGACCTGTCGGGGCCGGTCTTCGGGCTCAAGCGCGCCATCGACGAGGGCGTCCTGGAAGGGCCCCGCATCTGGCCCTCCGGCGCCATGATCTCCCAGACCGGAGGCCACGGGGATTTCCGCCTGCCCTACGAGATTCCCAAGACCCCCGGCGGGGCCCTGAGCCACCCCGAGGCGGGGGGCATGTCGGCCATCGCCGACAATCCCGACGAGGTGCGGCTGCGGTCCCGGGAGCAGTTCATGCACGGCGCGGTCTTCCTCAAGCTGGCCGCGGGCGGGGGCGTATCCTCCAACTACGACCCCCTGGACGCCAGCCAATACACCGAGGCCGAGTTCCGCGCCGCCGTGGAGGCGGCGGAGAACTGGGGCACGTACGTCACCGTCCACGCCTACACGCCCCGGGCCATCCAGACCGCGGTGCGCGGCGGGGTGCGCTGCATCGACCACGGCCAGCTCCTGGACGAGCCCACCGCCAGGCTCCTGGCCGAAAAGGGCATCTGGCTCTGCCTGCAGCCCTTCCTGGACGACGAGGATGCTGCGCCCTTCCCCCCGGGCTCGGACAACCGCGCCAAGCAGCTGCAGATGAGCCACGGCACCGACACCGCCTACGCCCTGGCCCGCAAGTACCGCATCAAGACCGCCTGGGGCACCGACGTGCTCTTCGACGCCCGCCTCGCCGCGCGCCAGGGCTTCCAGCTGGCGAAGATGGGCCGCTGGTACCCGCCCGCCGAGGTCCTGGCCATGGCCACCCGGGTCAACGCCGAGCTCCTGGCGCTATCGGGCCCCCGCAATCCGTACCCGGGCCGGCTCGGCGTGGTGGAGGAAGGCGCCCTGGCGGACCTGCTCCTGGTGGAAGGGAATCCCCTGGCCGACCTCAAGCTGGTGGAGGACGCGGACAGGAATTTCGTCGTGATCATGAAGGACGGCCGCATCCACAAGGACATCCTGAAGCCGTAG
- a CDS encoding GIY-YIG nuclease family protein — translation MDSPFDRKAALRAYKERKVRSGIYGIRLKATGRTWPGSANDLDATRNGQWGVLNEGRHLAKDLQAEWTRLGQDAFEYVVLEVLEPCASPLVLKETLKERKAAWAQRLGGAGEGGR, via the coding sequence ATGGATTCCCCCTTCGATCGCAAGGCGGCCCTCAGGGCCTACAAGGAACGGAAGGTCCGCTCCGGCATCTACGGCATCCGCCTCAAGGCCACCGGCCGCACCTGGCCCGGTTCCGCCAACGACCTGGACGCCACCCGCAACGGCCAGTGGGGCGTCCTCAACGAGGGCCGCCACCTGGCCAAGGACCTCCAGGCGGAATGGACCCGCCTCGGCCAGGACGCCTTCGAATACGTGGTCCTGGAAGTGCTGGAGCCCTGCGCGAGCCCCCTGGTGCTCAAGGAGACCCTGAAGGAACGCAAGGCGGCCTGGGCGCAAAGGCTCGGGGGGGCGGGGGAAGGGGGACGGTGA
- a CDS encoding DUF2239 family protein encodes METSPTRPATAFEGRLRLASGPLREVALAVKAALERTACGPILTFDDATGGVIDLDTRGSDEEVLARLDPPAPARGRGRPRLGVVPREVTLLPRHWDWLNTQPGGASVALRRLVEEARRAQAGPDRRRAAQEAAYRFMSAMAGDEPGYEEALRALFAGDPEAFDLNTRAWPGDVRATTLRLAQPALSRG; translated from the coding sequence ATGGAAACGTCGCCCACCCGCCCCGCCACCGCCTTCGAAGGCAGGCTCCGCCTGGCTTCCGGCCCCCTCCGGGAGGTGGCCCTGGCCGTGAAGGCCGCCCTGGAACGCACGGCCTGCGGTCCCATCCTCACCTTCGACGACGCCACCGGCGGGGTGATCGACCTGGACACCCGCGGTTCCGACGAGGAGGTGCTGGCCCGCCTGGATCCGCCCGCCCCCGCCCGGGGCCGGGGCCGCCCCCGGCTGGGGGTCGTCCCCCGGGAGGTGACCCTCCTTCCCCGGCACTGGGACTGGCTCAATACCCAGCCCGGGGGGGCCTCCGTGGCCCTGCGCCGGCTGGTGGAGGAGGCCCGCCGCGCCCAGGCCGGCCCCGACCGCCGCCGCGCCGCCCAGGAGGCCGCCTACCGCTTCATGTCCGCCATGGCCGGCGACGAGCCCGGGTACGAGGAGGCCCTGCGCGCCCTCTTCGCCGGGGACCCGGAGGCCTTCGACCTGAACACCCGGGCCTGGCCCGGGGACGTGCGCGCCACCACCCTCCGCCTGGCCCAGCCGGCCCTTTCCCGAGGTTGA
- a CDS encoding PaaI family thioesterase, with the protein MTPAEIPIPDLLRRFDERMAIIPYSRMAGMSVVGLDEGGVTLHQPARPEWSGDVSRGRIHTGCICALADTACGFAVGASLGEAGNFATLDLRMDYLRSAEVAGDLTARARCHRVSRSVAFVTGEVRQPGSDEAVALVNATFMRTAGTAGGGPRRALIPAAPLNPVSPEAQEAASQATHPAIPEGRSPYVDLLGVVLHPQVEAGPILRMPFRDELIGNPRLPAIHGGVLAGFAETVMFMHLVATSAPMLPAIPKAVDFSIDYLRPARPVDTFGQGITIRLGNRVSLVQASLWQEDPQRPVAATRGHWLMPGA; encoded by the coding sequence ATGACCCCTGCGGAAATCCCCATCCCCGACCTCCTGCGCCGGTTCGACGAGCGCATGGCGATCATTCCCTATTCCCGCATGGCGGGCATGTCCGTGGTCGGCCTGGACGAGGGGGGGGTGACGCTGCACCAGCCCGCCCGTCCCGAATGGAGCGGGGACGTGTCCCGCGGGCGGATCCACACCGGGTGCATCTGCGCCCTGGCCGACACGGCCTGCGGGTTCGCGGTGGGGGCGTCCCTGGGGGAGGCGGGGAATTTCGCCACCCTGGATCTGCGCATGGACTACCTGCGTTCGGCGGAAGTGGCCGGGGACCTCACGGCCCGGGCCCGGTGCCACCGGGTGTCCCGCAGCGTGGCCTTCGTCACCGGGGAGGTGCGCCAGCCGGGCAGCGACGAGGCGGTGGCCCTGGTGAACGCCACCTTCATGCGGACCGCGGGCACCGCGGGCGGCGGGCCGCGCCGGGCCCTCATCCCCGCCGCGCCCCTGAACCCCGTGTCCCCCGAGGCCCAGGAGGCCGCCTCCCAGGCCACCCACCCCGCGATCCCCGAAGGCCGCTCGCCCTACGTGGATCTCCTGGGCGTCGTCCTGCACCCCCAGGTGGAGGCCGGGCCGATCCTGCGCATGCCCTTCCGGGACGAGCTCATCGGCAACCCGCGCTTGCCGGCCATCCACGGCGGCGTGCTGGCGGGCTTCGCGGAAACGGTGATGTTCATGCACCTGGTGGCCACCAGCGCCCCCATGCTGCCGGCCATCCCCAAGGCGGTGGACTTCTCCATCGACTACCTGCGGCCGGCCCGGCCCGTGGACACCTTCGGGCAGGGCATCACCATCCGCCTGGGCAACCGGGTCTCCCTGGTCCAGGCCAGCCTCTGGCAGGAGGACCCCCAGCGCCCCGTGGCCGCCACCCGGGGCCACTGGCTCATGCCCGGAGCCTGA
- the ptsP gene encoding phosphoenolpyruvate--protein phosphotransferase produces the protein MAVHLELTAPLSGVLVPLDDVPDPVFAGRLTGDGIAIDPTSTELLAPLAGTVSQLHAARHAVAITSDQGLEVLLHIGIDTVALKGDGFEARVRVGDRVRQGQPLLAFDPVLVGRRARSLLTLMVIPDGARVRSLRPASGRVAAGRDAALALTLEEAGAGPGAAGGEAVECGPVVLPNPAGLHARPAAILAAEAKRFPGSILILKGDAQANAKSVVALLGLGAGGGDALRVRATGPGAAGAAGALAALLAAGCGDTAAEAPAPAPRAAAGAGELAGLPASPGLAVGRIHQHRPEAAEVEETPDPARDPSRLEAALAAARLQLDATLSTMEAGSPRRKILEAHRELLEDPELTGPAFAGIASGLGAAKAWREAFSRQAAILGGLDSALLRERAGDIRDVGRRVLAQLTGAQAAPLEVPESAILVAEELTPSEAAQLDRTRVRGLCTTTGGPTGHVALLARSMGIPAICGLDPAALDLPDGTPAVVDGTLGLLRRDPGEADLARLERQAAQRALEREAAQRPALTADGFKVEVAANIRDARDAREAVAAGAEAVGLLRSEFLFRDRAEAPSEDAQTGAYGACAEALGPGRKLVVRTLDVGGDKPLAYQPLPREENPFLGLRGVRVSLDRPELFRAQLRALLRAAPLGDLHIMFPMVATLEELRAAKALLAEEAGAQYPAVKVGAMIEVPSAALIADALAREVDFLSIGTNDLTQYCLAMDRGHPKLAKQADGLHPAVLRLIALTVEAAHRHGKWVGVCGGLASDPLALPALLGLGVDELSVDIPAIGAVKVRLSRLVRAECVALARELLTLSTATEVRARLASVAD, from the coding sequence ATGGCCGTCCACTTGGAGCTAACGGCTCCCCTTTCAGGGGTCCTTGTCCCGCTCGACGACGTGCCGGATCCGGTCTTCGCCGGCCGGCTCACGGGGGACGGGATCGCCATCGATCCCACCTCCACCGAGCTCCTGGCGCCCCTGGCGGGCACCGTCTCCCAGCTGCATGCCGCCCGCCACGCGGTGGCCATCACCTCCGACCAGGGCCTGGAGGTCCTCCTGCACATCGGGATCGATACGGTGGCCCTGAAGGGGGACGGCTTCGAGGCCCGGGTGCGGGTGGGGGACCGGGTGCGCCAGGGCCAGCCCCTCCTCGCCTTCGACCCGGTCCTGGTGGGGCGCCGGGCCCGGAGCCTCCTCACCCTGATGGTCATCCCCGACGGCGCGCGGGTGAGGTCCCTGCGCCCGGCTTCGGGGCGGGTGGCGGCGGGGCGCGATGCGGCCCTGGCCCTCACCCTGGAGGAGGCCGGGGCCGGCCCCGGAGCGGCCGGGGGCGAAGCGGTGGAATGCGGGCCGGTGGTCCTGCCCAACCCCGCCGGCCTCCACGCGCGGCCCGCCGCGATCCTGGCGGCCGAGGCCAAGCGCTTTCCCGGGTCCATCCTGATCCTGAAGGGCGACGCCCAGGCCAACGCCAAATCCGTGGTAGCCCTCCTGGGGCTGGGGGCCGGGGGCGGGGACGCCCTGCGGGTGCGGGCCACCGGCCCCGGCGCGGCCGGGGCGGCCGGCGCCCTGGCCGCGCTGCTGGCTGCAGGCTGCGGCGACACGGCGGCCGAAGCCCCCGCCCCGGCGCCGCGGGCCGCCGCGGGCGCGGGGGAGCTGGCGGGACTGCCCGCGTCCCCGGGGCTGGCGGTGGGCCGGATCCATCAGCACCGCCCGGAGGCCGCCGAAGTGGAGGAAACCCCCGACCCGGCCCGGGACCCCTCCCGCCTGGAAGCCGCCCTGGCGGCGGCCCGGCTCCAGTTGGACGCCACCCTCTCCACCATGGAGGCCGGTTCGCCCCGGCGGAAGATCCTGGAGGCCCACCGGGAGCTTCTGGAGGACCCCGAGCTCACGGGCCCGGCCTTCGCGGGCATCGCCTCGGGCCTGGGCGCCGCCAAGGCCTGGCGGGAGGCCTTCAGCCGCCAGGCCGCGATCCTGGGCGGCCTGGATTCGGCCCTCCTGCGGGAGCGGGCCGGGGATATCCGGGACGTGGGGCGCCGGGTGCTGGCCCAGCTCACGGGAGCCCAGGCGGCGCCCCTGGAGGTGCCCGAGAGCGCCATCCTGGTGGCCGAGGAACTGACCCCGTCGGAGGCGGCCCAGCTGGACCGCACCCGGGTGCGGGGCCTCTGCACCACCACCGGGGGCCCCACGGGCCACGTGGCCCTCCTGGCCCGGTCCATGGGGATCCCCGCCATCTGCGGCCTGGACCCGGCCGCCCTGGACCTGCCCGACGGCACCCCGGCGGTGGTGGACGGCACCCTGGGCCTTTTGCGCCGGGATCCGGGCGAGGCGGACCTGGCCCGCCTGGAGCGACAGGCCGCGCAGCGGGCCCTGGAGCGGGAGGCGGCGCAGCGCCCCGCCCTCACCGCCGACGGCTTCAAGGTGGAGGTGGCCGCCAATATCCGCGACGCCCGGGACGCCCGGGAGGCCGTGGCCGCGGGGGCCGAGGCCGTCGGGCTGCTGCGCAGCGAATTCCTCTTCCGGGACCGCGCCGAGGCGCCCTCCGAGGACGCCCAGACCGGGGCCTACGGCGCCTGCGCCGAGGCCCTGGGCCCGGGCCGCAAGCTCGTGGTGCGCACCCTGGACGTGGGCGGCGACAAGCCCCTGGCCTACCAGCCCCTGCCCCGGGAGGAGAACCCCTTCCTGGGCCTGCGGGGGGTGCGGGTGAGCCTGGACCGCCCGGAGCTGTTCCGGGCCCAGCTCCGCGCCCTCCTGCGGGCCGCGCCCCTGGGGGACCTGCACATCATGTTCCCCATGGTGGCCACCCTGGAGGAGCTGCGCGCCGCCAAGGCCCTCCTGGCGGAGGAGGCGGGGGCGCAGTACCCGGCGGTGAAGGTGGGCGCCATGATCGAGGTGCCCTCGGCCGCGCTCATCGCCGACGCCCTGGCCCGGGAGGTGGATTTCCTCTCCATCGGCACCAACGACCTCACCCAGTACTGCCTGGCCATGGACCGCGGCCACCCCAAGCTGGCGAAGCAGGCCGATGGCCTGCACCCCGCGGTGCTGCGCCTCATCGCCCTCACCGTGGAGGCGGCGCACCGCCACGGCAAATGGGTGGGGGTCTGCGGCGGACTGGCCTCGGACCCGCTGGCCCTCCCCGCCCTCCTGGGGCTGGGCGTGGACGAGCTGTCCGTGGACATCCCCGCCATCGGCGCCGTGAAAGTCCGGCTTTCGCGCCTGGTCCGCGCCGAGTGCGTGGCCCTGGCCCGGGAACTGCTCACCCTTTCCACCGCGACGGAGGTCCGGGCGCGCCTGGCTTCCGTGGCCGATTGA